One Ignavibacteriota bacterium genomic window carries:
- a CDS encoding T9SS type A sorting domain-containing protein, translating into MKFFTIIFLTIILSLPNVAQQRIVVTSKGDVLPFILDDNTNINIYQKGGKGNVAPAIYDSQLIYNYSNVCTENKYIGADSGDWEVDANWFLGHVPLPSEVAVIDSKTVNINIDSLFPSQDSICGLLIKAGGNLIFPSSAFNYMSIANDVNIDSGGILKAGQPGIIVYGSWINNGTFDTTISTIEFAGDDSKIISQTRFYNLTVNGANTTTSGTIGIMNTLLLNDSLGLRLQDTLIIESADTAIQGGGMIPSGTIKRKTSSLYVTYRFESPLTYIEYTEGTPPVWTEITTIPDTLADTTKVFRRLTSTRDTSVNWVRTTSYYTFDTTSTWGLSAMPDDNKKEIKSTRKARIGLPKQNLRVESVPSDKGEARVNRMYLIRATTDDMSRATLQLRYKQDEVRAQTDENSLEILDGYISESNVKKGWNMISVSLKVDKTLKDSLFKTSNSLAYSFDSGFGYVAKESLKVGVGYWLKFPYATNISMLGDVRISDTMKLHSGWNMIGTLSIPISTDSIEKLPGSIVLTPFYSYDEGYFPTEVLQPMKAYWVKSSISGKLVLKKSITPLTHRTNTVREDALNFNYLTLTDSDGKTKKLFFSFPNDNVKETDYELPPLPPNGVFDIRYSTNTWLVCAETSESREIGVKLHSVKYPITISWDVHQHSGAASLRVAEKQIILSGTSSIMLNDEKESIKLLLASSISAGIPSTFALYQNYPNPFNSSTVIRYQLPVHTHVSLNVYNLLGQHVVTLVDEVQDVGYKTVSWNGSGSASGVYYYKLKTGNFIEVKKMIFIR; encoded by the coding sequence ATGAAGTTCTTTACTATTATTTTTTTAACAATAATTTTATCGTTGCCAAATGTTGCACAACAACGCATTGTTGTCACCTCAAAAGGTGATGTTCTCCCGTTCATCTTGGATGACAATACAAATATCAATATTTATCAAAAAGGGGGTAAGGGTAACGTTGCTCCAGCAATATATGACTCTCAATTGATATACAATTATTCTAATGTATGTACAGAAAACAAGTATATTGGTGCAGACAGTGGCGATTGGGAAGTGGACGCGAATTGGTTTTTAGGTCATGTTCCACTCCCAAGCGAGGTTGCTGTTATTGATTCCAAGACAGTCAATATTAATATTGATTCCTTATTTCCTTCTCAAGATTCGATTTGTGGTTTGTTGATCAAAGCTGGAGGAAACCTAATATTTCCTTCGAGCGCTTTCAATTATATGAGCATTGCGAACGACGTGAACATAGATTCCGGTGGAATACTTAAAGCCGGACAACCGGGGATTATAGTATATGGAAGTTGGATAAACAACGGCACATTTGATACGACGATTTCAACAATTGAATTTGCCGGTGATGATTCTAAAATTATCTCTCAGACGAGATTTTATAATCTTACTGTAAATGGAGCGAATACAACTACATCGGGAACAATCGGCATTATGAATACCCTGTTACTAAATGATTCTTTGGGTTTACGTTTGCAGGATACGCTCATAATAGAAAGCGCAGATACAGCGATTCAAGGAGGCGGGATGATTCCTTCCGGAACCATTAAAAGAAAGACATCAAGCTTATATGTAACGTACCGATTTGAAAGCCCTTTAACCTATATAGAATATACAGAAGGCACTCCTCCGGTGTGGACGGAAATAACTACAATTCCGGATACGTTAGCAGATACCACAAAAGTATTCCGCAGACTAACAAGTACACGTGATACTTCAGTGAACTGGGTAAGGACAACTTCATATTATACATTCGATACTACAAGTACTTGGGGATTAAGTGCGATGCCTGACGACAACAAAAAAGAAATAAAGTCAACTCGCAAAGCTCGCATCGGGTTACCGAAGCAAAATCTGCGGGTGGAATCTGTTCCAAGCGATAAGGGTGAAGCGCGGGTGAATAGAATGTATTTGATACGAGCGACGACGGATGACATGTCACGTGCAACTTTACAATTACGATATAAACAGGATGAAGTACGAGCGCAGACAGATGAAAATAGTTTAGAGATCTTGGATGGATATATATCAGAATCAAATGTTAAGAAAGGTTGGAATATGATATCAGTTTCTTTAAAAGTTGATAAAACATTAAAAGACTCGCTATTCAAGACGTCGAATTCTTTAGCTTATTCGTTTGACTCAGGTTTTGGATATGTTGCAAAAGAGTCTTTGAAAGTCGGTGTCGGTTATTGGCTAAAATTTCCATATGCAACAAATATATCAATGTTGGGTGATGTGAGAATTTCAGATACAATGAAGCTACACTCTGGTTGGAATATGATAGGCACATTAAGTATTCCTATAAGTACTGATTCAATTGAAAAATTACCGGGTTCGATTGTTTTAACTCCTTTTTACAGTTATGATGAAGGCTATTTCCCAACCGAAGTATTGCAGCCAATGAAAGCGTATTGGGTTAAATCAAGCATTAGTGGAAAATTAGTCCTAAAAAAATCCATTACTCCATTGACTCATCGAACTAATACGGTACGTGAAGATGCTCTGAATTTCAATTACCTAACCTTGACAGATAGTGACGGAAAAACAAAAAAATTATTTTTCAGTTTCCCCAATGACAATGTGAAAGAAACAGACTACGAATTACCACCGTTGCCGCCGAATGGAGTTTTTGATATACGCTACAGCACAAATACTTGGTTAGTGTGCGCAGAAACATCGGAGAGTAGAGAAATAGGTGTAAAGTTACATTCTGTAAAATATCCGATAACAATATCTTGGGATGTGCATCAACATAGTGGAGCGGCATCCCTGCGTGTTGCTGAAAAACAAATTATATTGTCCGGGACATCTTCAATTATGTTAAATGATGAGAAGGAGAGCATTAAATTACTACTTGCTTCATCCATCTCGGCAGGAATACCCAGCACTTTTGCTTTGTATCAAAATTATCCGAATCCATTCAATTCGTCAACTGTGATTCGTTATCAGTTACCTGTTCACACACATGTGTCGCTGAACGTTTACAATCTCCTTGGACAACACGTGGTTACTCTTGTTGATGAAGTTCAAGATGTTGGATATAAGACAGTTTCTTGGAATGGTTCAGGTAGTGCGAGCGGTGTCTATTATTACAAATTGAAGACCGGTAATTTTATCGAAGTGAAAAAAATGATATTTATACGATAA
- a CDS encoding aminotransferase class V-fold PLP-dependent enzyme: MENSIFSWDVLKTEMWWEYILNYWLSDPFTTLVLVGILFLFNSKFLKISFQTYIQFLYKPSKIDSKIDTIFLPINNIIEIFLVIVTVSVTIPLAHLCGTNVFTSYFGLITFILPVVFYVIRYILHLSKHLTAINNYTFTEISFNTASIGGEAIETTTELQYYRRKKGNIPSSEIVTNYIVRGNNESRFNGYRNIFTKLSHFISPTQQINLENRITLHNSTTDSIRYAFSKIIENNQTNCIIHSDADYESIIKIIKNDYNKCFRYEIKLHNEIIKGTFSTDYLIAELKQNISDWKGKNLSGKLIILLSHIYYKSGTSLDVCTLLGSINEISDNRIIIVLDGAQAFGNIVVDEKIMSLVHFYACCGHKWLLGKTTSGILFHCPELLIKAGINTDTIVQTNRSFSHYNYTIEDFKETIDIEPLISLSIMLDEFIKIGQDKIEKHNTYLSKYFSECLSEVYGIKIINTNYKGGIVSIYSEDAEKIRVNLLTKFNVTTQSFEKEKILRFSFHYFCGERQINQLVYYLMNSTER; this comes from the coding sequence GGCTTTCAGATCCTTTTACAACATTAGTTCTAGTTGGAATTCTATTCCTTTTCAATTCAAAATTTCTAAAAATTAGTTTTCAAACTTACATTCAGTTTTTGTATAAACCCAGTAAAATAGATTCAAAAATAGATACAATATTTCTTCCTATTAATAACATTATTGAAATATTTTTAGTAATTGTAACTGTTTCGGTAACAATTCCATTAGCACATTTATGTGGTACTAACGTTTTTACTAGCTATTTTGGCTTAATTACGTTTATATTACCAGTAGTGTTTTATGTTATTAGATATATTCTACATCTGTCAAAACATCTTACAGCGATAAATAATTATACCTTTACGGAGATTTCATTTAATACAGCTTCTATAGGAGGTGAAGCGATTGAAACCACAACTGAATTACAATATTACAGAAGAAAAAAAGGAAATATTCCATCGAGCGAGATAGTTACTAATTATATTGTGAGGGGAAATAATGAATCAAGATTTAATGGTTATAGGAATATATTTACCAAACTATCACATTTTATCTCTCCAACACAACAGATTAATCTAGAAAATAGAATTACACTACATAATAGTACAACAGATTCAATTAGATACGCTTTCTCTAAAATTATCGAAAACAATCAAACAAATTGTATCATCCACTCAGATGCAGATTATGAATCGATAATTAAAATTATTAAAAATGATTATAATAAATGTTTTCGTTATGAGATAAAACTCCATAATGAAATTATAAAAGGTACATTTAGTACTGATTACTTAATTGCAGAATTGAAGCAAAATATTTCTGATTGGAAGGGAAAGAATTTAAGTGGGAAATTGATAATTTTATTGTCGCATATTTATTATAAATCTGGTACTTCGTTAGATGTTTGTACGTTGCTAGGATCTATTAATGAGATAAGTGATAATCGAATAATAATTGTTTTAGATGGTGCGCAAGCATTTGGTAATATTGTTGTTGACGAAAAAATAATGTCGTTAGTACACTTTTACGCATGTTGTGGACATAAATGGTTATTGGGTAAAACAACGAGTGGGATATTATTTCATTGTCCAGAATTGTTAATAAAAGCCGGAATTAATACAGATACAATTGTTCAAACTAATCGCTCATTTTCACATTATAACTATACTATTGAAGATTTTAAAGAAACAATTGATATAGAACCCTTGATTAGCTTATCAATTATGCTGGATGAATTTATTAAAATAGGACAAGATAAAATAGAAAAACACAATACATATTTATCTAAATATTTTTCTGAATGTCTTTCAGAAGTTTATGGGATAAAGATTATTAACACAAATTATAAAGGTGGAATAGTAAGCATTTATTCCGAGGATGCTGAAAAGATTAGAGTTAATCTTCTCACTAAATTTAACGTCACAACTCAAAGTTTTGAAAAAGAAAAAATATTGAGATTTTCGTTTCATTATTTTTGCGGTGAAAGACAAATTAATCAGTTGGTATATTACTTAATGAATTCAACAGAAAGATAA